In Carassius carassius chromosome 7, fCarCar2.1, whole genome shotgun sequence, one genomic interval encodes:
- the cacng3a gene encoding voltage-dependent calcium channel gamma-3 subunit, whose product MKVCNRGVQMLLTTAGAFAAFSLMTIAVGTDYWLYSRGVCRTKSVNDNDTNRKNEEVLTHSGLWRQCCMEGIFKGVCKNIDHFPEDADYEQDAAEYLLRAVRASSLFPILSVGLLFIGGVCVAASEFYKSRHNVILCAGIFFVSAGLSNIIGIIVYISSNAGDPNQSESKRSHWYGWSFYCGALSFVIAETVGVLAVHLFIDTHRVLRARAHRTLQTSTHSLQHRRSSSYRSRYRWRQGQNRSSDSRSNEPSPAPTARPGNDLRLYALGRGLPPTAAHALAHNTLSAGRGFAHFHNSVIANNNFANPHVLTMQNSLKSERELGHIQNSLSTENGFAFANIHGQNSIKPENGVVLSQNYKQNLVNLSKSPVHAQNSGNDNSPVQNAVKEPSYISQSSTASRRTTPV is encoded by the exons ATGAAGGTGTGTAACCGTGGAGTGCAGATGCTCCTCACCACGGCGGGGGCTTTCGCGGCCTTCAGCCTGATGACCATCGCGGTGGGCACCGACTACTGGCTGTACTCGCGTGGGGTCTGCAGGACTAAAAGCGTCAATGACAATGACACCAACCGAAAGAACGAAGAGGTACTTACGCACTCGGGACTCTGGAGACAGTGCTGCATGGAAG GCATATTTAAAGGGGTTTGTAAGAACATTGATCATTTTCCAGAGGATGCAGATTATGAACAAGATGCTGCAGAATATCTACTGC gtGCTGTGCGCGCCTCTAGTCTTTTCCCTATACTGAGTGTGGGACTGCTGTTCATTGGTGGAGTGTGTGTAGCTGCCAGTGAGTTCTACAAGAGCCGACACAATGTCATCCTGTGCGCAGGCATCTTTTTTGTCTCAGCTG gcctCAGCAACATCATTGGCATTATCGTGTACATCTCATCCAACGCTGGCGACCCTAACCAGAGCGAGTCGAAGCGCAGTCACTGGTACGGCTGGAGCTTCTACTGCGGCGCTCTTTCCTTCGTCATAGCGGAGACTGTGGGCGTCCTGGCCGTGCACCTGTTCATCGATACGCACCGTGTGCTGAGAGCGCGTGCGCATCGAACACTCCAAACCAGCACGCATTCCCTACAGCATCGGCGCTCGAGCAGCTACCGTTCACGTTACCGCtggaggcagggtcaaaaccgctCCTCAGACTCCCGATCGAACGAACCCTCTCCGGCCCCGACGGCCCGTCCCGGGAACGACCTCCGGCTTTACGCACTGGGACGCGGACTTCCACCAACAGCTGCTCACGCACTCGCGCACAACACCCTCAGCGCCGGGCGTGGTTTTGCACATTTTCATAACTCTGTCATCGCTAATAACAACTTTGCAAATCCTCATGTCCTCACCATGCAGAACTCGTTGAAATCAGAAAGAGAGCTTGGGCACATACAGAACTCGTTGAGCACCGAGAATGGCTTTGCTTTTGCAAATATACATGGACAGAATTCAATCAAACCTGAAAATGGAGTCGTTCTGTCGCAGAACTACAAACAAAACTTAGTGAATCTCAGTAAAAGCCCAGTGCATGCGCAAAATTCTGGGAATGACAATTCACCCGTGCAAAACGCTGTAAAAGAGCCTTCATATATATCTCAAAGTAGCACTGCATCAAGAAGAACAACTCcggtgtaa